The DNA sequence GGCCCCCACCAGCAGGGAGTCAAGGGCACCGGCCTGGGCTTGCCGCTGTCACGGCGGCTGGCGGAGCTGCTGGGCGGTGCACTCACGGTGGACAGCCAACCGGGCCAGGGCAGCACCTTCCACGCGGCGGTGTCTCGCGACTACACCCAGCGGCAGAAGGGGCAGGGGGAAGAGGACGGCTCCTCCCAGACGTTGGAGCGTGACTCCACGCATGCCCGTACGGTTCTCATCATCGACGACGACGAGGTCGCCCGCTACCTGCTCCAGCGCCTGCTGGGGGAGGCCTCGCTCCAGTTCCACGAGGCCGCGACGGGCCCCGAGGGGCTGCGTCTGGCCGGTGAGGTGCGGCCCGCCGCCATCCTGCTGGACATGTCGCTCCCCGGGATGGATGGCTTCGAAGTGCTGGAGGCGCTCCGGCGCGAGCCCTCCACCCGGCAGATTCCCGTCATCATCCATACCAGCCGCTCGTTGACCGAGCAGGAGCGCGGGCGTCTCCTTCCCCATGTCGTGGGCATCCTCTCCAAGAGCGGGCTCACCCGGGAAATGGCGCTCGAGCTCATCCAACGGGCGCTGTCCAGCTCGGGACACCGACCCGGAGGCTCTTCCCCCCCTACCTGACCGAGCCCTTGAGGAGACCGCCGCGTGTCTCATAGGGAACCCATCCTCCTCAACATCAACGACAACGACGCCAACCGGTATGCGGTCACGCGCATGCTGCGGGCCGCGGGCTTCCAGGTGTTGGAGGGAGGCACCGGCGCCGAGGCGCTGCGGCTGTCGCTCGAGTCTCGGCCGGACCTGGTCATCCTCGACGTGAAGCTGCCGGACCTCAACGGCATCGAGGTGTGCCGGCGGCTGAAGGCGGACCCGCGCACGTCGGGCATGGCCGTGCTGCACCTGTCGGCCAACTACGTCCGCACCGAGAACAAGGTGGAGGGGCTGGAGAGTGGCGCGGACGGCTACCTGACGCAGCCGGTGGACTCGGCGGAGCTGCTGGCCACGGTGCGCTCGCTGCTGCGCATGCGCCGGGCGGAGGAGGAGGCGCGCGCCGCGGCGCTGCAGTGGAAGACGACCTTCGACTCGCTGGGGGACGGGGTGTGCCTGCTGGACCCCGGGGGGCGGGTGATGCGCGCCAACCGGGCCTTCGTGTCACTGCTGGGGTTGTCCGAGGGCCAGGTGTTGGGGCGTCCCTTCGACGAGCTGATGCGGGCCGCGGCGGGGACCGAGGCCGAGCTGCCCCCGAGCTGTGGAGGGCTGCTGACGTGCCGCGAGGAGACGGAGGCGTGTCTGGGGACGCGCTGGTACCGCGTGGCGGCCAACCCGGTGGAGGGCGCGGAGGGCACGGTGGTGGGGGCGGTGCGCGTCCTCACGGACATCACCCCCCGCCGCGAGCTGGAGGACGCGCTGCGGCAGCGGGCGGCGGACCTGGCGGAGGCGGACCGGCGCAAGGACGAGTTCCTGGCGATGCTGGCGCACGAGCTGCGCAACCCGCTGGCGGCCATCGTCAACGCGCTGCACCTGGCGGAGGCCACGCAGCCGGACGGCGCGGAGTCCAAGGCGATGCGGGTGATGGTGCGGCAGAGCCAGCACATGGCGCGCATGGTGGACGACCTGTTGGACGTGTCGCGCTTCAACCGGGGCCACATCGAGCTGCGGCGGGCACCGGTGGATCTGCGGCAGGTGGTGCAGCACGGCGTGGAGGCGCGCCGGAGGGCCCTCGAGGAGAAGAACCTGCGGCTGGAGGTGGCACTGCCCGCTGTCTCGGAGAACCTGTGGCTGAACGGGGACGCCACGCGGCTGGAGCAGGTGGTCTCCAACCTGCTGGACAACGCGAGGAAGTACACCGAGCCCGGAGGCCACGTCTTCGTCGGGGTGGCGGTGGAGCGGGGCGCCCGGGGGCGGGAAGCGGTGCTGCGCGTGCGTGACACGGGCATCGGCATGAGCCCGGAGTTGATGTCGCGCGTCTTCGAGCTCTTCGTCCAGGCGCAGCAGCAGCTGGACCGGTCCCGGGGTGGACTGGGCATCGGGCTGACGCTGGTGCGGCGGCTGGTGCAGCTGCACGGCGGCGAGGTGTCGGTGCACAGCGAGGGAGAGGGCAGGGGCAGCGAGTTCGTGGTGCGCCTGCCGCTGGAGGCGGAGCAGGCGGTGGCCGCGCCCGCGCCCGAGGTGAGGACGGCGAGCTCCGAGGAGCCCTCGCCCCGGCGGGTGCTGCTGGTGGAGGACAACGAGGACACGCGCGAGGTGCTCCGCGAGCTGCTGGAGATGTGGGGGCACGAGGTGCAGGTGGCGGAGGACGGCTTCAAGGGCGTGCAGCTCTTCCCCTCCCTGCGGCCGCACGTGGCGCTGGTGGACCTGGGGCTGCCGGGGATGGACGGCTTCCAGGTGGCGCGGAGGATCCGCGAGAGCGAGGGCGGAGGCGACGTCTTCCTGGTGGCGCTGACGGGCTACAGCGGCGAGCACCGGACACAGGCGGTGGAGGCGGGCTTCAACCTGCACATGGTGAAGCCGGTGAAGCCGGACGAGCTGGAGCAGTTGCTGGAGCGGCTGCCCGGGTAGGCCCATCGGTCATCCCCATGGACCCCCAACCTGCGCTATGTGGGGGGCATGGCGATTGAGACAGAGACGGGGGCAGCACTCCCCTTCGACCGCTTCTGGGACTGGATCCTGGACCACACCAACTGCATCCTCAGCATCGGCACCGAGGACTCCTGGCTCTACGACGCCGAGGCGCTCCACTGGGTGCTCTTCTCGGAGGAGAACGGCACGCCCGTGGTGCAGCTCATCCTGGGCAAGAGGCTGGTGGGGGAGATGGTGCTCGACACCACCGACCTGCTCCAGGTGCAGGTGACGCCGGATCCGGACAACGTGGAGCGCGGTTACTTCCTCTTCAAGGTGATGGGGGGCCTCAAGTCGGCGCCCCGCGTGCGCTACACCTTCCAGCTCGCCCACGGGCTGGAGAACCTGCCCACCACCACCCACGTGGCGGGGCTCAAGCACTGAGCCCCACCCCCGGGGCGCTCACGACTTCTTCGAGGGCTTGTTGATGTCCGCGAAGAAGTCGTTGCCCTTGTCGTCCACGACGATGAAGGCCGGGAAGTCCACCACGTCGATCTTCCAGACGGCCTCCATGCCCAGCTCGGGGTACTCGAGCACCTCCACCTTCTTGATGCAGTCCTTGGCCAGCCGCGCCGCCGGACCCCCGATGGAGCCGAGGTAGAAGCCCCCGTGCTTCTTGCAGGCCTCGGTGACCGCGGGCGAGCGGTTGCCCTTGGCCAGCATCACGAAGCTGCCTCCCTGCGCCTGGAACTGGTCCACGTAGGCGTCCATGCGGCCCGCCGTCGTCGGACCGAACGATCCCGAGGCGTACCCCTCGGGCGTCTTCGCCGGGCCGGCGTAGTAGACCATGTAGTCCTTCAGGTACTGCGGCATGCCCTCGCCGCGGTCCAGGCGCTCCTTGATCTTCGCGTGCGCGATGTCGCGCGCCACCACCATCGGGCCCGACAGCGACAGGCGCGTCTTGATGGGGTAGCGCGACAGCTCGGCGCGGATGTCGGCCATGGAGCGGTTCAGGTCGATCTTCACCACGTCGCCCGACAGATCCGCGTCCTTCGTCTCCGGCAGGTACTTCGCCGGGTCCGTCTCCAGCTGCTCCAGGAAGACGCCGTCCTTGGTGATCTTCCCGAGCGCCTGCCGGTCCGCCGAGCAGGACACGGCGATGGCCACCGGGCACGAGGCGCCGTGGCGGGGCAGGCGGATGACGCGCACGTCATGGCAGAAGTACTTGCCGCCGAACTGGGCGCCGATGCCGGTGCGCTGGGTGAGCTTGAGCACCTCCTGCTCCAGGGCCACGTCGCGGAAGCCGCGGCCGAGCGAGTTGCCCTCGGTGGGCAGCGAGTCCAGGTAGCGGGCCGAGGCGTACTTGGCCGTCTTCAGGGCGAACTCGGCCGAGGTGCCGCCCACCACGATGGCCAGGTGGTACGGCGGGCAGGCCGCGGTGCCCAGCGAGCGGATCTTCGACTCCAGGAAGGTCAGCAGGCTCTGCGGATTGAGGACCGCCTTCGTCTCCTGGAAGAGGTAGCTCTTGTTGGCCGAGCCGCCACCCTTGGCCATGAAGAGGAACTTGTAGGCGTCGCCGTCGGTCGCGTAGAGCTCGATCTGCGCCGGGAGGTTGTTGTTGGTGTTGACCTCCTTGTACATGTCGAGCGGCGCCATCTGCGAGTAGCGCAGGTTGGCGGTCTGGTACGTGTCGAAGACGCCGCGCGAGATGGCCGCCTCGTCGCCACCGCCGGTAATCACGTACTGGCCCTTCTTGCCCATCACGATGGCGGTGCCGGTGTCCTGGCAGGAGGGCAGCACGCCACCGGCGGCGATGTTGGCGTTCTTGAGCAGCTCGAGCGCCACGAAGCGGTCGTTGGACGAGGCCTCGGGATCCTTCAGGATGTTCGCCAGCTGGTTGAGGTGGCCGGGCCGCAGCAGGTGGGAGATGTCACGCATGGCCTCGCGGGTGAGGAGCGTGAGGGCCTCGGGGGCGACCTGGACGAAGGTCTTCCCGCCAGCCTCGAAGGTGGAGACGTAGTCCTTGGTGAGCAGCCGGTAGGGCGTCTCGTCCTTGCCGAGCGGCAGCATGTCCTGGAACTGGAAGTCGTTCATCGTGGCCTTCTCCAACGTTTTTCTGGACCTGGAGCGGGGAGCCTGTCCCCATTCGACCCCGGTTGTCAGCCGTGAGCCGCCCGGCCGGAGAAACTTACCGGAAACACGCCGACAACCTGCCCTCATGCGACCGGCGAGCCGTTGTCGGGGGCTCCGTCCGGATGCCGGGGGAGCGGCCGGGGGCGGTGCGCTGGACAGCGCCTCCAGGGGTGCCATCCTCTGTCCGCCATGACCTCTCCTGTCGTTCCGTCCACGGCCATCTACCTCGACGCCGAGGACACACTGGTGCCGGGAACCCTCGACAAGCGCGTCTCCCACGAGCGGATGGTGCTCCGGGTGCGTGAGCTCGCGCAGCGGGGGGCGGGCCTGTACCTGTGGAGCCATCACGGCGCCGAGCATGCCCGGAAGGTGGCGGCGGAGCTGGGGCTGGAGGACTGCTTCCGGGCCTTCCTGCCCAAGCCCCAGGTGCTCATCGACAGCCAGGGTCTCGAGGACTGGGGGGTCTCGGAGATCCACCCGGCCGCCTGTGGTTCCATGCGCTTGGAAGACATCCTGCGCACCCGGCGGGGCTGAGCTCCCCTGCCTGGTGGGCGTAGGACACACGCACGGGAAGGGTGCATCCGCGAGGACCCTTGGTAGCATCCGCCGCCATGATCCGACCCCTGTCGAAGTTCCTCCCGGCCCTGGCCGTTTCGGCGGGCCTGGCCGCCCCCGCCGCGCTCGCCTGCACCAGCATGCTGGTCACCAAGGGCGCGTCGTCGGACGGCTCCACGCTCATCACCTACTCGGCCGACTCGCACGAGCTGTACGGTGAGCTGTACTTCACCCCGGCGCGCCGCCATGCCGCCGGCTCCATGCGCGACATCATCGAGTGGGACACGGGCAAGTTCCTGGGCCGCATCAAGGAGGCCCCCGTCACCTACTCGGTGGTGGGCAACATGAACGAGCACCAGCTCTCCATCAGCGAGTCCACCTTCACCGGCCGCAAGGAGCTGGAGGCCCCCAACGGCATCGTCGACTACGGCTCGCTCATCTACATCGCCCTGGAGCGCGCGAAAACAGCCCGCGAGGCCATCAAGGTCATGACCGACCTGGTCGCCGAGTACGGCTATGCCTCCACCGGTGAGTCCTTCTCCATCGCCGACCCCAAGGAGGCGTGGATCCTCGAGATGATCGGCAAGGGGGCGGGGCAGAAGGGCGCGGTGTGGGTGGCCCGCCGGCTGCCGGACGGGTACATCTCCGCGCACGCCAACCAGGCGCGCATCCGCCAGTTCCCGCTGAAGGATCCGGACACCCTCTACTCGCCGGACGTCATCTCCTTCGCGCGCGAGAAGGGCTGGTTCACCGGCGCGGACAAGGACTTCAGCTTCGCGGACACCTACCACCCGCTCGACTTCGAGTCCGCGCGCGCGTGCGAGGCGCGGGTGTGGAGCATCTTCCGCCGCGCGGCGCCGTCACTCGGGATGGGCGTGGAGTACGTGGACGGCTCGTCCCTGGACAAGCGCATGCCGCTCTGGGTGAAGCCGGACCGCAAGCTGGCCGTGCAGGACGTGATGACGCTGATGCGCGACCACTACGAGGGCACCCCGCTGGACATGACGAAGGACGTGGGCGCGGGGCCCTATGCCGTGCCCTACCGCTGGCGCCCGATGTCGTTTGAGGTGGACGGCAAGAAGTACCTCCACGAGCGCGCCATCTCCACGCAGCAGACGGGCTTCTCCTTCGTGGCGCAGATGCGCTCGTGGATGCCGGACCCCATCGGCGGCCTGCTCTGGTTCGGCGTGGATGACACCTTCACCACCGTGTACACGCCCATGTACGCGGGCATCCGCCGCACCCCGAAGAACTTCGCCACGGGCGTGGCCAACCGCGGCCAGTTCTCCTGGGACTCGTCCTTCTGGGTGTTCAACTGGGTGTCCAACCAGGCCTACGCGCGCTGGAGCGACATGATCGTCGACGTCCAGAAGGCCCAGGGCGAGCTGGAGGGCCAGTTCCTCGCGGACCAGGCCGACATCGAGAAGAACGCGCTGGAGCTGTACAAGAGCACGCCCGAGCAGGCGCGCACCTACCTCACCGAGTACTCGACGCAGCAGGGCGACAAGGTTCATGCCCGCTGGCGCCAGCTGGGTGAGCAGCTGCTCGTGAAGTACATCGACGGCAACGTCCGGGAGGAGACGGGCAAGGTGGCCCATCCCAAGTACCCGGAGTCGTGGTACCGGCACATCGTCCGGGACACGGGCACGCGCCTGATGATCCCCGCCGAGAAGAAGCCCGAGCCCAAGCCGGAGCAGAAGCCCGCGCAGAAGCCCACGGTCGCCCCGGCACCGTGAGGAGGTGAGCCTTCCGGGCGCGGTGCTGCTTCCGCGCCCGGGGAGCGGGGGGCCGGGGAGGCGTTATCTCCTTGGCCCGGCGTCATCGTGGATCGAGACTGGCCGCGGGATGCGCATCTTTGCCTCGACACCTTCGGGGTCCGCCATGTCTCGAACCGACAGCGGCGCGGCCACACACGTGGGCCGCCGGCCGAACAACGAGGACTCCTACTGCGAGCGGTCCGACCTGGGACTCTTCGCGGTCGCCGATGGTCTGGGCGGACACGAGGGCGGAGAGGTGGCCAGTCAGCTCGTGCTGAGCACGGTGGCTGATTTCCTGTCCGCCCAGCAGGGCCAACAGGTGCCGGGCACGCCGTCGGAGGGCGAGCCGGCCAATGAACCCGAGAGCCTCATCGTCCAGGCCGTGCGCCAGGCCCATCAGGAGGTGCGCGCGCACCAGAGTGGCAAGCTGTCGATGATGGCCTCGACCATCACCGCGGTGCTGCTGAGGGACGGGGAGGCCGTCGTCTGCAACCTCGGTGACAGCCGGACCTTCCTGCTGCGGGGCGGGGTGCTGCGGCGGCTGACGCGGGACCACACGGTGCTCGCGGAGATGGAGGAGGCGGGGCTGGATACGAGGAACCCCTTCGCCGTGATGCACCGCAACTCGTTGACGGGCGCCGTGGGCATGGAGGCCAGCGTCGAGATCGAGTGCAATCGCGTCCCCATACGACCGGGGGATGTGCTGATCCTCTGCAGCGACGGGTTGTACGAGCCGGTGCCGCCGGACGTCATGACGCCCTTGCTGGAGCAGGGGGGCTCGGCCCAGGAGATGGCCGAGCGGCTCGTCGCCGAGGCCTACAGGCGTGGGGGCACCGACAACATCACGGGCATCGTGGTGCGGATATTGGACGCATAAGGCCGCTCGCCTGCCTCCTCTCCCTTCCGGGATGACGGAGGCCCCGCTTGAACGTAGGAAGGGAGGTCATGACTGTTCCCTCCCGGAAGCCTACTGGCACGCTGACGCTCGAGCTGCTGCTGGGGGCACTGACGGCGTTCGCGCCGCTGTCCATCGACATGTACCTGCCCGCGCTTCCGAGCATCGGGGCCGAGTTCCAGTCGACCCCCGCGGCCGTCCAGCTCACGCTCGCCTCGTTCTTCGCGGGGCTCGCGCTCGGTCAGCTCATCACCGGCCCGCTCATCGACAGGTTCGGCCGTACGCGCCCCCTGCGGGTGGGAATCGCCCTGTATGTGCTGGGCTCGCTGGGTTGTGCGCTCGCTCCCGGGACGGAGGTGCTCGTGGCCATGCGCTTCGTACAGGCGCTCGGTGGCGCGGTGGCCATCGTGGTGTCCCGCGCGGTGGTGAGGGACCTGTGGTCCGGCGCCGAGGCCGCGCGGACGATGTCACGGCTGGTGCTCGTGATGGGCGTGGCACCCATCCTCGCGCCCCTCTTCGGCGGCTTCGTCCTCCGGTTCCTGGGCTGGCGCGCCATCTTCGCCGCGCTGGCCATCGTGGGGGCGCTGGCCCTCGTCGCCGTGGTGAAGGTATTGCCCGAGACGGCGCCTCCCCGCTCCGGCTCCCGGACGGTGGTCTCGGAGATGGCCTCGCTGCTCGGAGCGGCCGACTTCCTGGGCCCGGCGCTCGCCTGCGCCTTCATCCAGGCCGGCATGTTCGCCTACATCTCGGGCTCGTCGTTCGTCTTCATCACGCTGCATGGTGTCTCGCCGCAGCACTTCGGCTGGTTCTTCGGCGCCAACGCGATGGGCCTGGTCTCCATGTCGCAGCTCAACCGCAGGCTGCTGGCGACCCACCCGCCCCATCGCATCCTGCGCTGGGCCCTGGTCCTGTCCGTCGTCGCGGCCTCGTGCGTGCTGCTGGTCGCGTGGAGCGGTGCCCTCGGCCTGTGGGGGATGGCCGCCGCGCTGTTCTTCTTCGTCTCGACGCTGGGGCTCGTCATGCCCAACGCGACGGCGCTCGCGCTCGAGAAGCACGCCAGCCGCGCGGGGCTCGCCTCCGCGGTGCTCGGCGCGCTCCAGTACGGCATCGCCGCGTCCGCCTCCTGGGCCGTGAGCGCCTTCTACAACGGCACCGCGACTCCCATGGGGGCCGTGCTGGCTTCCGTCGCCGCGCTGGCCTGGGTCGCGCATTTCCTCGCGAGCCGCGCGCGTGCCCTCCCGTCTCCGGAGCTGGAGCAGGAGGCCGCCTGAGGTGGGGCGCGGCTCTCCCGGCCTCTACGCCTCCAGGGAGGGCGAGAGGCTGATGATGACGGACTTGGAGGTCGGCGTGCGGCTCTTCTCCGCGAAGCTGTCGAGCGGCACCAGCACGTTGGCCTCGGGGAAGTAGGTGGCCGCGCACCGGCGGGGAATGTCGTACGGCACCACCACGAACCGGTGGGCCACGCGCCGCTGGCCCTCGAAGTGGCTGGTGAGGTCCACCGCCTGTCCGGCCTCCACGCCCAGCTCCTTCATGTCCTCGGCGTTGATCATCACCACGCGCCGCCCGCCGCGGATGCCCCGGTAACGGTCGTCCAGCCCGTACACCGTCGTGTTGTACTGGTCGTGCGTGCGGATCGTCATCATCAGGAGCTGCCCCGGCTCCAGCTTCAGCCGCGCCATCTCGTGCACGGTGAAGTGGGCCTTGCCGCTCTGGGTGGTGAAGCGGCCCTCGCGTGGTCCGTTTGGCAGGGAGAATCCGCCCGGCTCGCGCACCCGCCGGTTGAAGTCCTCGAAGCCCGGAATCACCCGCGCGATGAGCTCCCGGACGCGGTCGTAGTCCTCCACCAGCGAGGCCCACTCCACCTGGGAGCGCGAGCCGAGCACCGCCTTCGCCAGCCGCGCGACGATGACGGGCTCGCTGAGCAGGTGCTCCGAGGCCGGTGCCAGTGTCCCCCGCGAGGCGTGCACCACGCCCATCGAGTTCTCCACCGTGACGAACTGCGGCCCGCCCGCCTGCACGTCGCGCTCGGTGCGGCCGAGGCACGGCAGGATGAGTGCCCGCTTCCCGGTGACGAGGTGCGCCCGGTTGAGCTTGGTGGACACGTGCACCGTGA is a window from the Archangium lipolyticum genome containing:
- a CDS encoding response regulator, which encodes MSHREPILLNINDNDANRYAVTRMLRAAGFQVLEGGTGAEALRLSLESRPDLVILDVKLPDLNGIEVCRRLKADPRTSGMAVLHLSANYVRTENKVEGLESGADGYLTQPVDSAELLATVRSLLRMRRAEEEARAAALQWKTTFDSLGDGVCLLDPGGRVMRANRAFVSLLGLSEGQVLGRPFDELMRAAAGTEAELPPSCGGLLTCREETEACLGTRWYRVAANPVEGAEGTVVGAVRVLTDITPRRELEDALRQRAADLAEADRRKDEFLAMLAHELRNPLAAIVNALHLAEATQPDGAESKAMRVMVRQSQHMARMVDDLLDVSRFNRGHIELRRAPVDLRQVVQHGVEARRRALEEKNLRLEVALPAVSENLWLNGDATRLEQVVSNLLDNARKYTEPGGHVFVGVAVERGARGREAVLRVRDTGIGMSPELMSRVFELFVQAQQQLDRSRGGLGIGLTLVRRLVQLHGGEVSVHSEGEGRGSEFVVRLPLEAEQAVAAPAPEVRTASSEEPSPRRVLLVEDNEDTREVLRELLEMWGHEVQVAEDGFKGVQLFPSLRPHVALVDLGLPGMDGFQVARRIRESEGGGDVFLVALTGYSGEHRTQAVEAGFNLHMVKPVKPDELEQLLERLPG
- a CDS encoding fumarate hydratase; this translates as MNDFQFQDMLPLGKDETPYRLLTKDYVSTFEAGGKTFVQVAPEALTLLTREAMRDISHLLRPGHLNQLANILKDPEASSNDRFVALELLKNANIAAGGVLPSCQDTGTAIVMGKKGQYVITGGGDEAAISRGVFDTYQTANLRYSQMAPLDMYKEVNTNNNLPAQIELYATDGDAYKFLFMAKGGGSANKSYLFQETKAVLNPQSLLTFLESKIRSLGTAACPPYHLAIVVGGTSAEFALKTAKYASARYLDSLPTEGNSLGRGFRDVALEQEVLKLTQRTGIGAQFGGKYFCHDVRVIRLPRHGASCPVAIAVSCSADRQALGKITKDGVFLEQLETDPAKYLPETKDADLSGDVVKIDLNRSMADIRAELSRYPIKTRLSLSGPMVVARDIAHAKIKERLDRGEGMPQYLKDYMVYYAGPAKTPEGYASGSFGPTTAGRMDAYVDQFQAQGGSFVMLAKGNRSPAVTEACKKHGGFYLGSIGGPAARLAKDCIKKVEVLEYPELGMEAVWKIDVVDFPAFIVVDDKGNDFFADINKPSKKS
- a CDS encoding dipeptidase, with protein sequence MIRPLSKFLPALAVSAGLAAPAALACTSMLVTKGASSDGSTLITYSADSHELYGELYFTPARRHAAGSMRDIIEWDTGKFLGRIKEAPVTYSVVGNMNEHQLSISESTFTGRKELEAPNGIVDYGSLIYIALERAKTAREAIKVMTDLVAEYGYASTGESFSIADPKEAWILEMIGKGAGQKGAVWVARRLPDGYISAHANQARIRQFPLKDPDTLYSPDVISFAREKGWFTGADKDFSFADTYHPLDFESARACEARVWSIFRRAAPSLGMGVEYVDGSSLDKRMPLWVKPDRKLAVQDVMTLMRDHYEGTPLDMTKDVGAGPYAVPYRWRPMSFEVDGKKYLHERAISTQQTGFSFVAQMRSWMPDPIGGLLWFGVDDTFTTVYTPMYAGIRRTPKNFATGVANRGQFSWDSSFWVFNWVSNQAYARWSDMIVDVQKAQGELEGQFLADQADIEKNALELYKSTPEQARTYLTEYSTQQGDKVHARWRQLGEQLLVKYIDGNVREETGKVAHPKYPESWYRHIVRDTGTRLMIPAEKKPEPKPEQKPAQKPTVAPAP
- a CDS encoding PP2C family protein-serine/threonine phosphatase, whose amino-acid sequence is MSRTDSGAATHVGRRPNNEDSYCERSDLGLFAVADGLGGHEGGEVASQLVLSTVADFLSAQQGQQVPGTPSEGEPANEPESLIVQAVRQAHQEVRAHQSGKLSMMASTITAVLLRDGEAVVCNLGDSRTFLLRGGVLRRLTRDHTVLAEMEEAGLDTRNPFAVMHRNSLTGAVGMEASVEIECNRVPIRPGDVLILCSDGLYEPVPPDVMTPLLEQGGSAQEMAERLVAEAYRRGGTDNITGIVVRILDA
- a CDS encoding multidrug effflux MFS transporter, which encodes MTVPSRKPTGTLTLELLLGALTAFAPLSIDMYLPALPSIGAEFQSTPAAVQLTLASFFAGLALGQLITGPLIDRFGRTRPLRVGIALYVLGSLGCALAPGTEVLVAMRFVQALGGAVAIVVSRAVVRDLWSGAEAARTMSRLVLVMGVAPILAPLFGGFVLRFLGWRAIFAALAIVGALALVAVVKVLPETAPPRSGSRTVVSEMASLLGAADFLGPALACAFIQAGMFAYISGSSFVFITLHGVSPQHFGWFFGANAMGLVSMSQLNRRLLATHPPHRILRWALVLSVVAASCVLLVAWSGALGLWGMAAALFFFVSTLGLVMPNATALALEKHASRAGLASAVLGALQYGIAASASWAVSAFYNGTATPMGAVLASVAALAWVAHFLASRARALPSPELEQEAA